From Anopheles darlingi chromosome 2, idAnoDarlMG_H_01, whole genome shotgun sequence, the proteins below share one genomic window:
- the LOC125959535 gene encoding uncharacterized protein LOC125959535 has protein sequence MKFTILVASVAVVIAAALAQEFESRKLHPESDGNGDGLLAELEQTPAEDRQWQAVKKHEKRQTGKKIHIFLGKPKGKKSKKHSGADGGEPETQTRKTPELTTRSDKGVIDTTSDAPDAAVGESQHYEIGEHNIVKEKIKIKHHHHHHHHNHVKTVVKKEPYPVEKVVQVPVEKIVHVPKPYPVEKIVEKVVHVPVEKIVHVPKPYPVEKIVEKVVHVPKPYPVEKIVEKPVHVPKPYPVEVKVPYPVEKIVHVDKPYPVEKIVEKIVHVPKPYPVYKQVQVPVPVEVKVPYEVPKPVPYPVEKKVPYPVEVKVPVEVEKKVHVPVKVEVEKKVPYPVKVYIPQPYPVEKKVPYPVPVKSGSSFPFPFDKDITSYSSTRLHPFESQQHEEFAGSEDSYRRTTKMGYKKGKGKKSKKTEQQQQQQQQQEQEQQQQQQQQHHAASAPVTEDNSEGQTGMGASYSSLSTGGDHGAHYTQTTIFHGGSGHQSQHQQQQQQQQAHHQSLLQQHEDQLQQYHQQQQQQQQQQQQQQQQQYHDQTSFFNQQVIHYGQQQNYGPSTFPSQASQGASDFGSSAPQSTGQDLHQYGQYTSTDHYGSGSNQQEVVVSPPSGGGSAALPQSTGFGQQQASYGFTAPSNPGGSFALESQPQPFQLVQLAPFQYQTPTGFSLPTAR, from the exons ATGAAGTTTACG ATACTGGTGGCATCGGTGGCTGTCGTCATCGCGGCAGCACTGGCGCAGGAgtttgaaagcagaaagctACACCCGGAATCCGACGGCAACGGAGATGGGCTGCTGGCCGAGCTAGAGCAAACGCCAGCCGAGGATCGTCAGTGGCAGGCGGTGAAGAAGCACGAGAAGCGTCAGACGGGCAAGAAGATCCACATCTTTCTTGGCAAACCGAAGGGCAAGAAGTCCAAGAAACACAGCGGTGCCGATGGAGGCGAACCGGAAACGCAGACGCGCAAGACGCCCGAGCTGACGACGCGCTCGGACAAGGGTGTGATCGATACGACCTCGGACGCACCGGATGCTGCCGTTGGCGAGAGTCAACACTACGAGATCGGTGAGCACAACATCGTGAAGGAGAAGATCAAGAtcaagcaccaccatcatcatcaccatcacaaccacGTCAAGACGGTGGTCAAGAAGGAACCGTACCCGGTGGAGAAGGTCGTCCAGGTGCCGGTGGAGAAGATCGTGCACGTCCCGAAGCCCTATCCGGTCGAGAAGATCGTCGAGAAGGTGGTGCACGTGCCGGTGGAGAAGATCGTTCACGTCCCGAAGCCCTATCCGGTCGAGAAGATCGTCGAGAAGGTCGTCCACGTCCCGAAACCCTACCCCGTGGAGAAGATCGTCGAGAAGCCAGTGCACGTACCGAAGCCCTATCCGGTGGAGGTGAAGGTGCCTTACCCGGTCGAGAAGATCGTGCACGTCGACAAACCTTATCCGGTAGAGAAGATCGTCGAAAAGATCGTGCACGTGCCAAAGCCGTATCCGGTGTATAAGCAGGTACAGGTACCAGTCCCGGTCGAGGTGAAGGTACCGTACGAGGTGCCCAAACCCGTGCCCTAcccggtggagaagaaggttcccTATCCCGTCGAGGTAAAGGTCCCGGTGgaagtggagaagaaggtgcatGTCCCCGTGAAGGTGGAGGTTGAGAAGAAGGTTCCATATCCGGTCAAGGTGTACATTCCGCAGCCGTACCCagtggagaagaaggtcccaTATCCGGTTCCAGTGAAGTCCGGCTCCAGCTTCCCCTTCCCGTTCGACAAGGATATTACCAGCTACTCCAGCACCCGGCTGCATCCGTTCGAGTCGCAGCAACATGAAGAGTTTGCCGGATCGGAGGACAGCTATCGACGAACGACCAAGATGGGCTACAAGAAGGGCAAGGGTAAGAAGTCGAAGAAaaccgagcaacagcaacagcagcagcagcagcaggagcaggaacaacaacagcagcagcagcagcaacatcacgcAGCGAGTGCTCCAGTCACGGAGGACAACAGTGAAGGACAGACGGGCATGGGAGCGTCCTACTCATCACTCAGCACCGGAGGAGACCATGGAGCGCACTACACCCAGACCACGATCTTCCACGGTGGCTCTGGACACCagtcgcagcaccagcaacagcagcagcagcagcaagctcaCCACCAATCGCTTCTACAGCAACACGAAGACCAGCTGCAACagtaccatcagcagcaacagcagcagcaacaacagcaacagcaacagcagcagcaacagtatcacGACCAGACAAGTTTCTTCAACCAGCAGGTCATTCACTACGGTCAGCAACAGAACTACGGTCCATCGACCTTCCCTAGTCAAGCGTCGCAAGGCGCGTCGGACTTCGGTAGCTCGGCACCACAGTCGACTGGTCAGGACCTACACCAGTACGGTCAATACACCAGCACCGATCACTATGGTTCGGGCTCTAACCAGCAGGAGGTCGTTGTATCGCCtccgtccggtggtggatcGGCCGCTCTGCCCCAAAGTACAGGCtttgggcagcagcaggcctcCTACGGGTTCACCGCTCCCTCCAATCCCGGGGGTAGCTTCGCACTAGAGTCCCAACCGCAACCTTTCCAGCTGGTACAGCTGGCCCCGTTCCAGTATCAGACGCCGACTGGGTTCTCTCTACCGACGGCCAGGTAA